The DNA segment taaagtgaatggactgttcaacctccttgtgggagcacgagatagtgccgatacagtcatcgatgtcgTGGAGGAAAAgctggggggtggtgccagtgtagctgcagaagatggactgttccacatatcctgtgaagaggcaggcatagctggggcccatgcgggtgtccatggctactcctttggtttggaggaagtgggaggattggaaagaagttgttcagagtgaggaccagttcagtcagtcgaaggagggtgtcagtagaagggtactggttggtacggcgggaaaggaaggagcggagggctttgagtcctttgtgatgggggatggaggtgtacagggactggatgtccatggtgaagataaggcattggggaccggggaaatgaaaatcatggaggaggtggagggcgtgggtggtgtcccaaacataggtggggagttcttggactaagggggacaggaccgtgtcgaggtatgcagagatgagttcggtggggcaggagcaggctgagacaatggttcggccgggacagtcaggtttgtggattttgggcaggagataGAAATgggtggtgcggggttgtgggacgatgaggttggaggaggtggatgggagatcccctgaggtgatgaggttatggatggtctgggagatgatggtttggtgatgggaggtggggtcatggtcaagggggcagtaggggGAGATGTCCGTGAGCTGGCATTTAGCCACAGCAATGTAAAGATCTTTCAGCACATCCAAGGGTCAGTGAACCCAATGTGAACAGTGTGTTGCTCAGTGGAATTCCAAATGGCACCTCTGTATCTCAGTCTGCTAACTAACGGCAGTTTTAAATGGCTTCTTCAGTTCTTCTGCATCTTTAGCACATTTTTTTCAAAAGAGAATTGTTCATTCTTCCTACAGAAATGGAGTTTGTTTGCAACCCCAAAGGTCCAaaatctccctccctttctcctctttcacaAAGCTTTCTGTTGTGGAAACTGGGAACTCTTGTGAAAATTCAAACTTGGGAGCAAAGATTCAACAGTCATTTCcaattggatcatttcattttcACAATTCAATACATTACAGACAATCTTGTGAAGGGGTTCTGCTCTTGAGTCAGTTTCCAAGTCAATTTATACACAAGTCAGAAAACAATGCAAGACTATATCAAGTTGCCTTTTGTAAGTGTAGGAAACATTCACTTGTGGAATCTTTGAAAATCACACTCTTGAATGGGATTGCGTTCATAAGTATGACAGTTTGTAATTCAGTCATTTGTAAATTGGGACCCCTCCCTATAATTCATTAAATGGCTCTAAGCACATCATCCAGTCAAAAATCATGATGTGTGCGGAGTACATTGCATGTAAGCAATTAGCCAGTAATTGTATTTAGATATGCTGCAATTAGCACTCCAAAGGTTGGATGTAGATCACTAATATGAAATCATTAAACCCATGCACAAAACAATTAATCAGTATTATTAATGTACCTGTCTTGCCATATCATCTTTGGACTCTACAGGAACTGTCAACAACAGCATTTTCTAGCATGATCTTTATCTGGGTCAGATCCTGATGGATTTCATAATCACTCCTGCAATAAAAAATTGACTTTATTGGACCGAATGAACCTTGCAAAATCGAACATACCAGGGTTCATTTTTTTTTTAGGAGGTCTTGACCATTATCTCTATTTACTGGAGGCTTTCAGTGATATGCGAAATTATTTTCCATGTTCCCTGGCTGAAAATTACTGTAAGAAATAATATTAAACCTACTTATTTAATTTTCTATCCTTTGTATTTTTTTATTGGAATTGAACTCGTGACTATCTGCTCAAGTCTTTCACCATCATGAATTGGTTAGTCATGTTAGTGACCTGCATTCAGTTCCATAACTTGCCTGTTGTTGCTTATCGCCAAGTTGTTACCTTTTCTGCAATTCCTTGTGACGCGGTGGGAGCAGTGAAAGCCGCTGACCTCGCGGTTCATTTCATCAATAATGTCCGAAGAAAAGGATTCAAATACAAACTGAATAGATTAAAGAATGCCCAGGAAAAGCAGGTGGGTTGCAGATTTACTAAAGGAAGGTAAATAATAATTCTCCTTTGGAAATCCAAATCAGATATTTTCCATGATCTGTGTCAGGAGAGCACAGAGGCACCTTTAGATATGATTTCTGTAAAATGTGAACTGTTCACAAAGGTTTTGCTGTTTTCCTATCGTTCAACATCTTAATGGGAATGTGAGTTAGAGCAGAGCTGACACCATTTTGAATGTTATTAAGGGGAAAGAATGATTTTGTGTTTGAAACTTACCCCAGTCGATACTCACTGGATGAAGAATATGGCTTAGGCTTTAATAAGAAGAGGAAAGCACACAAGACCAAGAGTGTGTGggtttggaaatcttttctgatctaGGCTTTACAGAAGAGCAGAGGGTGAATCCTTTCCACTTCATAAGGGATGTTGGCACAGATTGGCTGTTGCAGTACCAACTAGAGCTGCAAATCAGAGTGAGCACAGTACCACTTATTTAGATGGTGGTGATCCTTACGTCACAGGGATCTCTGGCTGTATTGTTATTTAGCTCCTTTTGATCCAGTTACCTGCTTGGAACCAATCCGATGTTTGGCTGAGGAACTGCTGAGCAGAAATAATCCTAAGCTTGCTATCCACACTCCACTTCATGGTTTAGAAACTGAAGGAAATGCTCAAAACAAAGCCAAGATGGCTGCTCTCTGATTGCAGATGCCTCACAATTTCACTGCACGGTGGACTATGCAATATTGTTCATAGAACTAACTCTTGTTTTATGGTTGATTGTATAGTTTTGATGCCCTGCACCAGAGTAAATGGCCAGGTAAACTATTCTAGTATTGACCAAGTCACTAGGGATGATTCACCTGCTCTTTTTGAATCATATGATAGGATCTTATGTGTTCACCTGAAACAACAGGAAAGCCACTCATTTAACATTCATACAAAAGATGACAGATCTGATcatacagcactttaaaaaaaatgcttaGTTGACAGTCTAGATTTTGTGTTTAAGTTTACAGACTGTGTCTTAAATCCATAACCTTCTGCTCAGTTACAAGAGTACCACTAATCATGGTCAATCCCTTGAAGTTGTGAATgtgtttattccacaataaagtAAATAGTAAGAATGAAATTGAACATCAAAAGTTTGACACAATTTATTTATTTCAATTTCTTAAATGATTTCAGGAACAATACGAGATCAGCTATTATTTGGAGTTTGATGTTTTTGAAACCCAATGTCCTGTCAGTAGCTCCAAGCCATTGAAAAGATGTGGAATTCGACCACTTCACTCAATGGTAAAGAACCAATCATTTATAGTTTCTTCCTAAGATTCCTAGTGGATATTAAGCATTCAAAGATATCTCCTAGTCAGACTGGCTAtgatgtttagatcagagtggtgctggaaaagcacagcaggtcaggcagcatccgaggagcaggaaaatcgacgttttgggaaaaagcccttcctgatgaagggcttttacctgaaaagtcgattttcctgctcctcggatgctgcctgacctgctttgcttttccagcaccaccctgatctgaactctggtttccagcatctgcagtcctctcttttgcCTGGTTATGATGTTTGCATAAACACAGTAGAAATAGCGACAAACAACATAATCAGATTTGATCAAGTGTTATACTTATCACTTTATATCAATAACCTTCTTCTCCTTGTTATAGGTATGAGTGATGCATTGTGTGCTTCCTGCAGGCTAttattttatttcagaattaAAGTATTTGTAGTTTTGCCctttactttttaaataaaagaaatATGGGCTGCTTGACACTATCATGATATAACAGCTAGTTGGCTAGTTGCTATATATGAAGTTTGTTTGAGTGGTTATTGTGGAATACATGTGAGGATCTTTGGACTAGTTGTTGTACTATAGAAGTGACGACTTTTTGACTAACTGTATTGTCGAGTTGTGAGGCTTACCGTGTCAGTTGTGTCACAGTTTATCATAACAGGTTATTTGTCAAGTTGTGGCATTGGTGTGATGGTTGTTTGACTTTTGTTCATGGTGTAAATATGAATGTGATTGGACTAGCTGTAGAATTATAAGGCTGGATTTTATGCTAGAGATAATGGCTCCATTCTGTAAATGTTAAGTGCTCAGGGGTAACTCGGCTGGTTCATGTCTCTGTTGCCACAGGTGTTAGTGATATTGTAATGGGGTGGGCATGGACCGTTAGGTACCAGAACAATGCTGTTCATGTACTGCAAACTTTTATCTCCTCTTCAGCTTgcctccaaaattggaggtgctaCAAAATTATAATGATGCAATCTTACAATCAGAGCAAGGATGCCATTTGGTCTATTGTATCTGTGCTTGTTCTTTGAAAATAGCTGTCCAGTTTCACTCCATAAGCCTGCTTTTATCCCATTACCTCATCAAGTACTCGCCCAGTGCCTTCTGAGATAgtgcagatagaacatagaacattacagcgcaagaCAGGTCTTTTGGCCCTTgacgttgcgccgacctgtggaaccaatctgaagcctatctgtcCTAGACTataccattttcatccatatgtttgtccaaagaccatttaaatgcccttaaagttgatgaGTTTACTactgtttagatcagagtgatgctggaaaagcacagcaggtcaggcagcatctgaggagcaggaaaatcgacgtttcaggcaaaagtcttttatcaggaagggcttttgcccaaaatgtcaattttcctgctccttggatgctgcctgacctgctgtgcttttccagcaccactctgatctaaactctggtttccagcttttgcagtcctcactgttgCCGAGgttactactgttgtaggcagtgtgttccatgcccagagtaatctctgagtaaagaactactctctgggtaaagactactctctgagtaaagatgtGAGGGCTATTGGATCAGTTACAGAATCATGAAGTAGAAAAGAGAGTTGGCTCATTGTGCAAATTCCAGTTCTTTGCATGAGTCATCCAAGTCCAACCTAAGCTCTAGCCTTTTTGCCATAACTCTGCAAGGATGTGTTCAATTACCTTTAGGTCATCATCATTGATGAGAGATGCATTGAATTAATTGTTGTTATGTTGCTGGGATAACTATAGGACAAGTTATTAATAGTGCTGGTGCCAAGGTCATTGGACTGGATTTTACTGTATAGGTGTGAAAGTTTTACAGTGATTGCAATAACATTCATGTTAGCATGATTGAACTAGGATTTGAATTTAAGGTAACAGTATTGTTACCATTAGTTATTACAGTGTGGGATCTGAGGTCAAACAATGATAGATTTATATGTGAAGCAGTCATCAAAACTGAGTTCAGATGACTGCAGTCATTCCAGTTTTATGATCATCAGCCTAATTATGACCTTCTGGTACATGGTTTGTTTAACAGTGCTGATACTAATCCAATATTATGCTTTTTGTACTTTCATTAGAAATCATTTGGTGAATGTAAAATCATCATTCGTATCTCAAAAGGTTTACAGAATGTGAAGGATTTTCAATGTTCTGAACATCCAGGTATAACATCTTTATCATGGCAATAATATTGGTGTCATCATATATAGTTTAAAGTGAATGTTACTGGATACTCTTCATTGGACTCCAGGACCATGATCTCGTTAAAGAGATTCAGATTCTGATAAAATCCTAAAGAGATGAAATGCTGGCCATGAAAACCTTGCCTTCTCACTTTAGGGAGTTGATCTGCAATCCAAACTATGTTGTGTGGGTTGGTTCTTTGTTCGCTGAAAAAATCCAAATTGAAATGGATTTTGTAGGAACAAGCTCGATGCATTAAATTGCTTCAAAGGTGCCAGGAAAACTTCAGTTGTTTTGAAAAATAAATGGTTAGAGTTTTAAAATTCACAATTTTATTTGGACTTCCTAAGCAAAGGCATTGTTCAAAAACTCTGACACTGAAACTTCTTAGAAATGTGACTGGTAGGAAAGTGATtcggagatgtcggtgttggactggggtgtacaaagttaaaaatcacacaacaccaggttatagtccaacaggtttaattggaagcacactagctttcggagtgacgctccttcatcagataggaacgtgagttgtgaagaggacgtaaccagtcaaaaagtgtggtgatggaaaagcacagcaggtctgaggAGTAGAAGAAtgaacatttcgggcataagcccttcatcaggaatgatctccagcatctacattcctcactttctccaagacgaCGTAAAGAGTGTACAAAGGTATATAGATAGATTACATGACTGGGCAAAAATCTGGCATAATCTGGTGTATAATGTGAGAAACGGTGAAATTGTCAATTTGGCAGAAAAAATAACTAACTAGTGAGTGGTAGCAGAGttttgatgtacagagagatctgagcGTCCTCCTGCATGAATTGCAGAAGGTTAGAATGCAGGAACAGCaaataatcaggaaagctaatagaattttATGTTTTATTGTGATGGAGAATGAGATGCAAGGGTAGGGAAATTATGCCTCAGCTGTACAGAGTATTGGTGAGATGACatgtggagtactgtgtacagtattgGTCACTTTACTTAAAGAAGGATGTTGATGCATTGGAAGCTGTTCTGAAGGTCAcaagactaatacctggaatgagcagattTCTTTATGAGGAAAGGCCAGACAAGCTAGACCTATATTCTCTtcagtttagaagagtcagaggtgatgtagttgaaacatgtaagatcctgaggggacttccTTGGATGGTTGTTGAAAGGACATTTCCTCTTGCAGGAGACTCCACAAACTGGGGACATAGTTTAAAACAAAACTTAAGACTGGGATGAAGAGacaatttttctctcagagggctgtgaaTCTTTTGAAATCTATTTCTGAAAAGGTAGTGGATAGATAATCTTAGGATGTTTTAAATCAGAGGTACCAAGGGAACTGATTACCAAGGGAATGAAAGTAAcggggatatgcaggaatgtggagttggtGTTAAAATCAGAACAGCCATGACTTTATTGACTGgtagagcaggtttgaggggttggGTAGCCTACATTTATTGCTTGTATAAATGACTCATGCTGCTGGTACTTGTTCTAACCCAGGCCTGAGCCACCAAGTGAGCACCACTTCCACCTTGGAGGTGACATATATTTGTGATATTGAAGTGCTATAGATGTGTTCTGAAAAAATTCCTAATGTTAGAATTCCCTGACATTGGCCACACCTCCTCTCACGCCAAGGGTTATAATTAAGCTGGAGAAAACTCTGAAAAATTCAGGTCTTGGAGAAATTCAGTAGATTCGAGACTTCGGGACAGACATTTCTAAGTTGTGAAGTTTGGACTTTGACACATTAGAACACTTTCTTGCTGCCTCACCTCTTTTAAAAACGCTTTCTTATTTCCTCATCTCACTTAAACATGACATGCCTGCTGTTGTGTTGTTTCAGTTCAAAAACCGTGCCGAAGATGCTGGTACACAATGTCATTAAATAACAGAATGGTGGATCGCTCTGTTCAAGTTGCCATTCAGAAGTATAACAGCGAGAGCAATGATACCAATTATTTTTCACTTTTTAATATCACAAAGGTTTTAACAAAGGTACGTTTTTTTTTCCATAATTAAATT comes from the Chiloscyllium punctatum isolate Juve2018m chromosome 6, sChiPun1.3, whole genome shotgun sequence genome and includes:
- the LOC140478485 gene encoding antihemorrhagic factor cHLP-B-like isoform X1 translates to MNWLVMLVTCIQFHNLPVVAYRQVVTFSAIPCDAVGAVKAADLAVHFINNVRRKGFKYKLNRLKNAQEKQEQYEISYYLEFDVFETQCPVSSSKPLKRCGIRPLHSMKSFGECKIIIRISKGLQNVKDFQCSEHPVQKPCRRCWYTMSLNNRMVDRSVQVAIQKYNSESNDTNYFSLFNITKVLTKSVPSQRILVEFIIQETNCFKDDFAVVLTACIPKPLKYAHLGFCTASFDLESPDDGVVEVNCDIYATKGVTVRGLSGQVAPHEDTYPDGEQIFKSKLKRSTSNSKRRKTKRPRKKDSSSSESSESAESAEERQMRRHRGPFRRPTIRYHIFPHLPPHPYTCPGQPRYVLRTH
- the LOC140478485 gene encoding alpha-2-HS-glycoprotein-like isoform X2 is translated as MNWLVMLVTCIQFHNLPVVAYRQVVTFSAIPCDAVGAVKAADLAVHFINNVRRKGFKYKLNRLKNAQEKQEQYEISYYLEFDVFETQCPVSSSKPLKRCGIRPLHSMKSFGECKIIIRISKGLQNVKDFQCSEHPVQKPCRRCWYTMSLNNRMVDRSVQVAIQKYNSESNDTNYFSLFNITKVLTKSVPSQRILVEFIIQETNCFKDDFAVVLTACIPKPLKYAGVTVRGLSGQVAPHEDTYPDGEQIFKSKLKRSTSNSKRRKTKRPRKKDSSSSESSESAESAEERQMRRHRGPFRRPTIRYHIFPHLPPHPYTCPGQPRYVLRTH